A single genomic interval of Lewinellaceae bacterium harbors:
- a CDS encoding universal stress protein yields the protein MKKILVPTDFSDTSRNAIEFAGGLAAATGAEIELFHAYQVVKTAEMFVSVNDIIEKDLENEYAYLVQSLHARYGGDLKVTYKYVEGYPVDVINREAKQGFDLVVIGMQGKSALEKLFLGSVATGLLRTSKTPVLAVPNGVTFKAFKSTIIATDGDHVQDPVLFGPVMEFARIFGSKIDLFYHRSEKDTNLDIRKHFTWNGVSFDFHIAETDEDTHQALDRFVHTHEADLLVMLHHRREFWSRIFNPSFTKAQAKITQIPLLILPV from the coding sequence ATGAAAAAGATATTGGTCCCTACAGACTTTTCCGATACTTCCCGAAATGCTATTGAATTTGCCGGAGGACTAGCTGCTGCCACAGGCGCAGAGATTGAGTTATTTCATGCTTACCAGGTGGTTAAAACTGCCGAGATGTTCGTTTCAGTTAACGACATCATTGAGAAGGACCTGGAGAATGAATATGCTTACCTGGTTCAATCGCTGCATGCACGGTATGGAGGCGACTTAAAGGTGACCTATAAATACGTGGAGGGTTATCCGGTCGATGTCATCAACCGGGAGGCGAAGCAGGGTTTTGATCTGGTGGTTATCGGTATGCAGGGTAAATCCGCACTGGAGAAACTTTTCCTGGGTAGCGTTGCAACCGGTTTGCTTCGTACCAGTAAAACACCGGTTCTCGCCGTGCCTAATGGAGTGACGTTCAAAGCATTCAAATCCACGATCATCGCCACCGATGGCGATCACGTCCAGGACCCGGTCCTCTTCGGGCCGGTGATGGAATTCGCCCGGATCTTTGGCAGCAAAATTGACTTGTTCTATCACCGCTCGGAAAAAGATACCAACCTGGATATCCGCAAGCACTTTACCTGGAATGGCGTCTCCTTTGATTTCCATATTGCGGAAACCGATGAGGATACGCACCAGGCTCTGGACCGCTTTGTGCATACCCATGAGGCAGATCTGCTGGTTATGCTGCATCACCGCCGCGAGTTTTGGTCCCGGATCTTTAATCCCAGCTTCACCAAAGCACAGGCTAAGATCACCCAAATACCTTTGCTGATATTGCCGGTGTGA
- a CDS encoding S9 family peptidase, translating to MKRLMLLVLVNGFLCSLYAQSLSIETIMQGDAFVGTSPSRVFWGPDSHTIYFYWNPDQLPGDVLYKVDLTGDRTPQKVSAEEERGLWQRSLPNADHSKDLYLASGDIYLYDHQTHTSHPVMQTSQRESNATWAADGKGIVFEADNNLFRWNWSDETLIQLTNLKSGNERKDRSKEDEQAEWLKRDQLEYFEVLRDRKERREFQDSIRKDLREEGPKPYYYGDSRIGDLVASPDNRFVTFTLTDMPKDPKWTKVPDYVTEDGYVEEDNARPKVGSPEPTYRFMILDRQRDTVYALSTKALPGIYRKPEYLKDYYSGDASYVDTFSAPREVAYSEALYNESGTHAVVVVRTSDHKDRWIVALNPVTGSYEVIDHQHDEAWIGGPGVSGWGGPGTLGFLKDGETLYFQSEATGYSHLYTYHFPTKKTTTLTQGSYEILSVDLSLDKGYFYVLSNKEGPEQQHYYRLPVNGGDMMKLTGAVGGYQPFLSPDETKLAYLYSYANKPWELYVKDNNPEAAAMQLTHSTTKAFEAYPWRDPEIVTFTARDGAAVKARIYTPARKKRNGAAVIFVHGAGYLQNVHKWWSSYYREYMFHNMLADEGFTVLDIDYRGSAGYGRDWRTAIYRFMGGKDLTDQVDGAHFLAQKYGVDPQRIGIYGGSYGGFITLMAMFTTPGVFKSGAGLRSVTDWAHYNHPYTSNILNLPYTDSIAYYRSSPIYHAEGLQGHLLMLHGMVDSNVHFQDIVRLSQRLIELNKDNWELAVFPKENHGFIEASSWTNEYKRIHKLFLTDLLKK from the coding sequence ATGAAACGGTTGATGCTTCTTGTCCTGGTGAATGGATTTTTATGCTCACTTTATGCCCAATCCCTCTCCATCGAAACCATCATGCAGGGAGATGCCTTCGTCGGTACCTCACCCTCACGGGTATTCTGGGGACCGGACAGTCATACCATCTACTTTTACTGGAACCCGGACCAACTACCGGGCGATGTCCTTTACAAAGTGGACCTGACCGGGGACCGGACACCTCAAAAAGTAAGCGCCGAAGAAGAACGCGGGCTGTGGCAGCGCAGCCTGCCCAATGCCGACCACAGCAAAGACCTCTATCTGGCATCCGGAGACATCTACCTTTACGATCATCAGACCCATACGTCACATCCGGTGATGCAAACCAGCCAGCGCGAGTCCAATGCAACCTGGGCTGCGGATGGCAAAGGCATCGTGTTTGAAGCCGATAACAACCTGTTTCGCTGGAACTGGTCCGACGAAACACTCATCCAACTGACCAATCTCAAATCAGGCAATGAGCGCAAAGACCGCAGCAAGGAGGATGAACAGGCCGAGTGGCTCAAGCGCGATCAGCTGGAATATTTCGAAGTATTGCGGGACCGCAAAGAACGCCGTGAATTCCAGGATTCCATCCGCAAAGACCTGCGCGAGGAAGGACCAAAACCCTACTATTATGGAGACAGTAGGATCGGAGATCTGGTGGCCAGCCCGGACAACCGGTTTGTGACCTTTACGCTGACCGATATGCCGAAAGATCCGAAATGGACCAAGGTGCCCGATTATGTGACCGAAGACGGCTATGTCGAGGAAGACAATGCGCGCCCCAAAGTAGGTAGTCCGGAACCGACCTACCGGTTTATGATCCTGGACCGCCAGCGGGATACAGTCTATGCCCTATCCACCAAGGCGCTACCGGGTATCTATAGGAAACCGGAGTATCTGAAAGACTATTACTCGGGCGATGCTTCTTATGTTGACACCTTTTCTGCACCCCGGGAGGTGGCTTATTCGGAGGCATTGTACAATGAGTCGGGAACCCATGCCGTCGTGGTCGTCCGAACTTCAGACCACAAGGATCGCTGGATCGTTGCCCTGAATCCGGTGACCGGATCTTATGAAGTGATCGATCATCAGCATGACGAAGCCTGGATAGGCGGACCTGGTGTCTCCGGATGGGGTGGGCCGGGAACCCTGGGTTTTCTGAAAGATGGTGAGACGCTCTATTTTCAGTCCGAAGCCACTGGCTATTCTCACTTGTATACCTACCATTTCCCAACGAAAAAAACCACCACGCTGACCCAGGGATCCTATGAGATCCTCAGTGTGGACCTCTCGCTGGATAAAGGTTATTTCTACGTGCTTTCCAATAAGGAAGGACCTGAGCAACAGCACTATTACAGGCTGCCTGTCAATGGCGGTGACATGATGAAATTGACTGGCGCCGTCGGCGGCTATCAGCCTTTCCTGTCGCCGGACGAGACCAAGCTGGCATACCTCTATTCCTACGCCAATAAGCCCTGGGAACTTTACGTCAAAGACAACAATCCGGAAGCTGCCGCTATGCAACTGACGCATTCGACGACCAAGGCATTTGAAGCCTATCCCTGGAGAGACCCGGAGATCGTCACCTTCACCGCCCGGGACGGGGCGGCCGTGAAGGCACGCATCTATACACCAGCCCGCAAAAAGCGCAACGGAGCAGCGGTCATTTTTGTACATGGTGCCGGATACCTGCAGAATGTGCATAAGTGGTGGAGCAGTTATTACCGGGAATACATGTTTCATAATATGCTCGCCGACGAGGGATTTACCGTTCTGGATATCGACTATCGCGGCAGCGCCGGCTATGGCCGTGACTGGCGTACCGCCATTTACCGCTTTATGGGCGGTAAGGACCTGACCGATCAGGTGGATGGTGCACATTTCCTGGCCCAGAAGTACGGGGTCGATCCCCAGCGCATCGGCATCTACGGCGGATCCTACGGCGGATTCATCACCCTGATGGCGATGTTCACCACGCCGGGCGTGTTTAAGTCTGGGGCGGGACTGCGGTCCGTGACGGATTGGGCGCATTACAACCATCCCTATACTTCCAATATATTGAATTTGCCGTATACCGACAGCATTGCCTACTACCGCAGTTCGCCCATCTATCATGCGGAGGGCTTGCAGGGCCACTTGCTGATGTTGCATGGGATGGTGGATTCCAATGTTCACTTTCAGGACATCGTTCGGCTCAGCCAGCGTTTAATCGAATTGAATAAGGATAACTGGGAACTGGCCGTGTTCCCCAAGGAAAATCACGGGTTTATTGAGGCGAGCAGCTGGACGAATGAATACAAGCGTATCCATAAACTCTTTCTGACGGACCTGCTGAAGAAGTGA
- a CDS encoding DUF559 domain-containing protein has translation MHNKIIPYNPRLKLLARKLRNQSTLSEVLLWKRIKGKSLGYEFHRQVPIDEFIVDFYCHELMLAIELDGNSHDGIAAIEKDQKRQQKLESFGVTFIRIYDIDVKQNLDGVVFQIKSFIDSI, from the coding sequence ATGCATAACAAAATAATACCTTACAATCCCCGGCTTAAATTGCTCGCAAGAAAATTACGAAATCAAAGTACCCTCTCTGAAGTATTGTTATGGAAGCGTATCAAAGGAAAATCACTAGGATATGAGTTTCATCGTCAAGTGCCTATTGATGAGTTCATTGTGGATTTTTATTGTCATGAATTAATGCTCGCTATTGAATTAGATGGCAATAGTCACGATGGAATTGCCGCTATTGAAAAGGACCAGAAAAGACAACAAAAATTAGAATCCTTCGGTGTTACTTTTATTCGTATTTATGATATTGACGTAAAGCAAAACTTAGATGGAGTAGTATTTCAAATTAAATCTTTCATTGACTCCATTTGA
- a CDS encoding low temperature requirement protein A: MKSNRTISWWGPPRKISSKREERKVSWLELFYDLVYVIAIANACHHLAAHQNLHGFLDYVYMFGMIYWGWLNGSLYHDLHGTPGVRTSLMTLWQMVIVSGMIVTLNSSGENMVHNATIAVMIMQLYITYMWWSVGIYDKVHRILNRPYTWIYLISFGTLFITLFTGEPYTRILFFISLLLNFLPPVATMIIRWTQSREFILSGSMTERMGLFTIIVFGEVIVGVVNGVSHLNDLSLKMWVPFCLSIIIVFALWWIFFGLISDRSCKKGILFSFLTELTYIPTLMGLGMTAVAFDGLFGYFQHEHSEGVISFPVGFNFAISLFLTGIFIMLFFLEYPPRYQQLKSKIQLFVGIAVALLLTCILFLEDWTLTTLLIIDLLILLLLILAAALSSIFVSTDQELIPNQD; encoded by the coding sequence TTGAAATCCAATAGAACCATTTCCTGGTGGGGTCCACCCCGTAAAATCTCCTCTAAACGGGAAGAGCGCAAAGTGAGCTGGTTGGAACTATTTTATGACCTGGTGTATGTCATTGCCATAGCCAACGCCTGTCATCATCTGGCAGCACACCAGAACCTGCATGGGTTTCTGGATTACGTCTACATGTTTGGCATGATTTACTGGGGATGGCTCAATGGTAGCTTATACCATGATCTGCATGGCACTCCCGGTGTCCGCACCAGTCTGATGACGTTATGGCAGATGGTCATTGTGTCCGGAATGATTGTCACCCTCAATAGTTCAGGGGAAAACATGGTCCATAATGCAACAATTGCAGTCATGATCATGCAGTTGTACATCACGTATATGTGGTGGAGCGTCGGCATTTACGATAAAGTGCACCGGATATTAAACCGGCCATACACCTGGATTTATTTAATTTCATTCGGCACCCTTTTCATTACATTATTTACAGGAGAGCCCTATACCCGAATATTATTTTTTATTTCCCTGCTTCTAAATTTTTTACCTCCGGTGGCAACAATGATCATTCGCTGGACACAATCCAGAGAATTCATTCTATCCGGTAGCATGACGGAGCGAATGGGATTATTTACAATTATTGTTTTCGGCGAAGTGATCGTAGGCGTTGTTAACGGCGTAAGTCATTTAAATGACCTAAGTTTAAAAATGTGGGTACCCTTTTGTCTGTCGATCATCATCGTATTTGCCTTATGGTGGATATTTTTTGGATTAATATCCGATCGTTCCTGTAAAAAAGGCATCCTATTTAGTTTCCTGACCGAATTAACCTATATACCCACATTAATGGGGCTGGGCATGACCGCAGTTGCTTTTGATGGCTTATTTGGGTATTTCCAGCATGAGCATTCCGAGGGGGTTATTTCATTTCCTGTTGGGTTTAATTTTGCCATAAGTCTTTTCTTAACGGGAATATTCATCATGCTTTTCTTTTTAGAATATCCACCGCGCTATCAACAATTAAAGTCAAAAATCCAACTTTTTGTGGGCATTGCAGTTGCCCTTTTATTGACCTGCATTTTGTTCTTGGAAGACTGGACACTCACCACCTTGCTTATCATTGATCTGTTGATTTTATTGCTGTTAATCCTTGCAGCGGCTTTGAGCAGTATTTTCGTATCCACGGATCAGGAGCTTATTCCAAATCAGGATTAA
- a CDS encoding 16S rRNA (uracil(1498)-N(3))-methyltransferase: MQLYHHPDLSSSPLLWEGPEFHHATQVMRQGHGSIVHLTDGKGHLAEAVILNPDKKKCLLEIVRVTAQAPVYPAVHLFVAPTKQMDRMEWLIEKATEIGVQAFHPFTSYHSERRILRHDRLQHIALSAMKQSNRCYLPEVYPLTDWKSVLNTAMDLPHKFIAHASGNVALKALPAPKEKVALLIGPEGDFSDQELEEAISAGFTRVHLGAYRLRTETAALMAAAALLG; encoded by the coding sequence ATGCAACTCTACCATCATCCCGATCTATCGTCATCTCCCTTGCTCTGGGAAGGTCCGGAGTTCCATCATGCAACCCAGGTCATGCGCCAGGGCCATGGATCGATCGTCCATCTTACCGATGGAAAGGGCCATCTGGCAGAAGCCGTTATCCTCAATCCGGATAAAAAAAAGTGTCTGCTGGAAATTGTACGGGTGACGGCCCAGGCACCGGTCTATCCTGCCGTTCATCTCTTTGTTGCACCCACAAAACAGATGGACAGGATGGAATGGCTGATTGAAAAAGCTACCGAAATTGGCGTGCAGGCTTTTCATCCATTCACCAGCTACCACAGCGAACGGCGCATATTAAGGCATGACCGGCTACAACACATCGCATTGTCTGCCATGAAACAATCCAACCGGTGCTATCTGCCGGAAGTTTATCCACTGACCGACTGGAAGTCTGTGCTTAATACCGCCATGGATTTGCCGCATAAGTTCATTGCCCATGCCAGCGGAAATGTTGCGCTCAAAGCACTCCCTGCGCCCAAGGAAAAAGTGGCCTTACTGATCGGGCCGGAGGGGGACTTTTCCGATCAGGAGCTGGAAGAAGCCATCTCCGCCGGCTTCACCCGGGTACACTTAGGCGCCTATCGCCTGCGGACCGAAACGGCCGCTCTCATGGCTGCCGCGGCACTATTGGGCTGA
- a CDS encoding VOC family protein — translation MLEIYGINVTLMVANLDRAILFYTEILGLKLKSRFGNHWAEIAGPGITIGLHPTREPVASGDNMQIGIRVPDIQNARSILIEKGIVFKTTEDQVRLSHFKDPDDNILYLVQT, via the coding sequence ATGCTGGAAATTTATGGCATCAATGTTACGCTAATGGTTGCAAACCTGGACCGGGCAATTCTTTTTTACACCGAAATCCTTGGCTTAAAATTAAAAAGCCGGTTTGGGAATCACTGGGCGGAAATCGCAGGCCCAGGGATTACCATTGGTTTACACCCCACACGGGAGCCTGTTGCATCAGGTGATAATATGCAAATAGGTATACGTGTTCCGGATATCCAAAATGCCCGATCAATATTAATTGAAAAAGGAATTGTATTTAAAACAACAGAAGACCAGGTCAGGCTTAGTCATTTTAAAGATCCGGATGATAACATACTTTACCTGGTGCAAACCTAA
- the clpB gene encoding ATP-dependent chaperone ClpB codes for MDMNKLTIKVQETIQRAQQIALEHENQAIEAGHLMAALFEVDENVLPFLFKKMGINDQVIRQAVDAIVDGYPRVSGGQPYLSRTANEIFAKAAAQMKSMGDEFMALEHLLLGILQVKDPVSQLLRDQGINEKDLQKAIAELRKGSKVTSHSAEESYNALNKYAVNLNERARQGKLDPVIGREEEIRRVLHILARRTKNNPILIGEPGVGKTAIVEGLAHRIINGDVPDDLLDKQVYALDMGALIAGAKYKGEFEERLKAVVKEVTSAEGEIILFIDEIHTLVGAGGGQGAMDAANILKPALARGDLRAIGATTLNEYQKYFESDKALERRFQIVMVQEPSEEDAISILRGLKERYETHHKINIKDEAIVAAVTLSSRYIADRQLPDKAIDLMDEAAARLRLEMNSMPEELDEVERKIRQLEIEREAIKRENDAAKLNRIGEELSNLEEKRNGLKAQWENEREVVLGIQQAKEEIEQLKLQAKQLEREGRFSDVAEIQYGRIPQVQQKLAKYQEDLAAIQSKGSQLVKEEVDAEDIAEIVSKWTGVPVTKMMQSEKEKLIFLEDELHKRVIGQEEAIEAVSDAIRRSRTGLADARKPIGSFLFLGPTGVGKTELAKALAEFLFDDENMMTRIDMSEYQERHSVSRLVGAPPGYVGYDEGGQLTEAVRRKPYSVVLLDEIEKAHPDVFNILLQVLDDGRLTDNKGRVANFKNTIIIMTSNLGSDIIRSEFAHLNDDNREEVIEKTHGLVMELLKQSLRPEFLNRIDEVILFQPLGLKDIRAIVDLQLKQLEAVLAQQEITLTATEDAIDLIAKMGFDPQFGARPLKRVIQKKVLNELSKQLLMGKVEAKSQLVLDAFDDQLVFRKPLPNESSEAA; via the coding sequence ATGGATATGAATAAATTAACCATAAAGGTCCAGGAGACGATCCAGCGCGCCCAGCAGATTGCCCTGGAACATGAAAATCAAGCCATTGAAGCCGGTCACCTTATGGCCGCTTTGTTTGAGGTTGATGAAAATGTATTACCCTTCCTGTTTAAAAAAATGGGCATCAACGATCAGGTCATTCGCCAGGCTGTCGATGCCATCGTAGACGGATACCCAAGAGTGTCCGGCGGGCAGCCCTATCTGAGCCGTACCGCCAATGAGATATTTGCCAAGGCTGCCGCCCAGATGAAATCCATGGGCGATGAATTCATGGCCCTGGAACATCTGTTACTGGGTATCCTCCAGGTTAAAGATCCGGTATCGCAGTTGTTGCGCGACCAGGGTATCAATGAAAAAGACCTGCAGAAAGCCATTGCAGAATTACGTAAAGGTTCCAAAGTCACTTCACACAGCGCTGAAGAGTCCTACAACGCTCTGAATAAATACGCGGTAAACCTTAATGAACGGGCCCGCCAGGGAAAACTGGACCCGGTCATCGGCCGTGAAGAAGAGATACGCCGGGTGTTGCACATCCTGGCCAGAAGGACCAAAAACAACCCGATCCTGATCGGTGAGCCGGGTGTGGGTAAGACCGCCATCGTAGAAGGATTGGCTCACCGGATCATCAATGGGGATGTGCCGGATGACCTGCTGGACAAGCAGGTGTATGCCCTGGATATGGGGGCATTGATCGCCGGCGCCAAATACAAAGGTGAGTTTGAAGAGCGACTGAAGGCCGTGGTTAAGGAAGTGACATCTGCCGAAGGGGAGATCATCCTGTTCATTGATGAGATCCACACCCTGGTAGGAGCGGGTGGTGGACAAGGAGCCATGGATGCTGCAAACATCCTCAAACCAGCACTGGCCCGGGGAGACCTCCGTGCCATCGGGGCGACCACCCTCAATGAATACCAGAAATATTTCGAGTCCGACAAGGCGCTTGAGCGCCGTTTTCAGATCGTCATGGTCCAGGAACCCAGCGAGGAAGATGCCATCTCGATCCTGCGGGGCCTGAAAGAACGCTATGAGACTCACCACAAGATCAACATCAAGGACGAGGCCATCGTTGCTGCGGTGACCTTATCCAGTCGCTATATCGCCGACCGGCAATTGCCCGACAAAGCCATCGACCTGATGGACGAAGCAGCTGCCCGGCTCCGGCTGGAGATGAACTCCATGCCGGAAGAACTCGATGAAGTGGAACGCAAGATCCGCCAACTGGAGATCGAGCGGGAAGCCATCAAGCGCGAAAATGATGCTGCGAAACTAAACCGGATCGGCGAAGAACTGTCGAATCTCGAAGAGAAGCGCAACGGGCTGAAAGCGCAGTGGGAAAATGAACGTGAAGTGGTCCTGGGCATCCAGCAGGCCAAGGAAGAGATCGAACAGCTGAAACTACAGGCCAAACAGCTGGAGCGTGAAGGCCGGTTCTCCGATGTTGCCGAGATCCAGTATGGCCGTATCCCACAGGTTCAGCAAAAACTGGCCAAATACCAGGAAGACCTGGCTGCCATCCAATCCAAAGGCAGTCAGCTCGTGAAAGAAGAAGTAGATGCCGAAGACATCGCCGAGATCGTGTCCAAATGGACCGGCGTGCCGGTGACCAAAATGATGCAATCGGAAAAAGAAAAACTGATCTTCCTGGAAGACGAACTGCACAAGCGGGTGATCGGTCAGGAAGAAGCCATCGAGGCGGTATCCGACGCGATCCGTCGCAGTCGTACCGGCCTGGCAGATGCCAGAAAGCCCATCGGCTCGTTTCTGTTCCTCGGACCTACCGGGGTCGGTAAGACCGAGCTGGCCAAAGCATTGGCCGAGTTCCTCTTCGACGATGAGAACATGATGACGCGGATCGATATGAGTGAATATCAGGAGCGGCACAGTGTATCCCGCCTCGTAGGTGCGCCTCCCGGGTACGTCGGTTACGACGAAGGAGGGCAACTGACCGAAGCGGTACGCCGTAAGCCGTATTCCGTGGTATTGCTGGATGAGATCGAAAAAGCCCATCCGGATGTATTTAACATCTTGCTCCAGGTCCTGGATGATGGCCGCCTGACCGACAACAAAGGCCGGGTCGCCAACTTCAAAAATACGATCATCATTATGACCAGCAACCTGGGATCCGATATCATCCGGTCCGAATTTGCCCACCTCAACGATGATAACCGGGAAGAGGTGATTGAGAAGACGCACGGGTTAGTAATGGAGTTACTCAAACAATCTTTGCGACCGGAATTTCTGAACCGGATCGATGAGGTGATCCTGTTCCAGCCACTGGGATTAAAAGACATCCGTGCCATCGTGGACCTGCAACTGAAGCAATTGGAAGCGGTACTTGCACAGCAGGAAATCACACTGACAGCCACTGAGGATGCCATCGACCTGATCGCGAAGATGGGTTTTGATCCGCAGTTTGGTGCTCGCCCGCTGAAGCGAGTGATCCAGAAGAAAGTGCTGAATGAATTGTCCAAGCAGTTGCTGATGGGCAAAGTCGAAGCTAAAAGCCAGTTGGTACTGGATGCCTTTGACGATCAGTTGGTCTTCCGTAAGCCGTTACCGAACGAGTCTTCAGAGGCTGCGTAA
- a CDS encoding DUF4159 domain-containing protein, whose translation MKQITSLIVLILSGFLTMHFTTGPTLQMGLLKYNGGGDWYANPTSLPNLARFCNQQLGTHFTTDYATVEVGSPDIFNYPFIHMTGHGNVVFSDDEATNLRNYLLAGGFLHIDDNYGIDPYVRVAMKKVFPELEFIELPFEHPIYHQKFNFPNGLPKIHEHDGKPAQGFGLLWEGRLVCFYSYECDLGDGWEDPEVHKDPAEKRQKALEMGANIVSYVFKLT comes from the coding sequence ATGAAGCAGATAACATCCCTGATAGTCCTTATCCTAAGCGGATTCCTTACAATGCATTTTACGACCGGCCCCACCCTGCAGATGGGATTGCTGAAGTATAATGGAGGTGGCGACTGGTATGCTAACCCGACCTCCCTGCCTAATCTGGCCCGATTCTGCAATCAACAGCTCGGTACACACTTCACCACCGACTACGCCACGGTTGAAGTCGGGAGTCCGGACATCTTCAATTATCCATTCATTCATATGACCGGGCATGGCAATGTGGTCTTCTCCGATGACGAAGCCACCAATTTGCGTAATTATCTGCTTGCCGGTGGTTTCCTGCATATCGACGACAATTATGGGATTGATCCTTATGTCCGGGTGGCGATGAAAAAAGTGTTCCCGGAACTGGAATTCATTGAGCTTCCTTTCGAGCATCCCATCTATCATCAGAAATTCAACTTCCCCAACGGGTTACCCAAGATCCATGAACACGACGGCAAACCCGCCCAGGGATTTGGCCTGTTGTGGGAAGGCAGGCTGGTATGTTTCTATAGCTACGAATGTGATCTGGGGGATGGTTGGGAAGACCCGGAAGTCCACAAAGACCCAGCTGAGAAAAGGCAGAAAGCGCTGGAGATGGGTGCCAACATCGTCTCGTACGTCTTTAAACTGACCTGA
- a CDS encoding pyruvate kinase: MFSDDPTILINELEKIDQAMDEAELNFQTLLQRVHPSQAISAKNLLHYLVLRNRDIRDLQDTLHAHGLSSLASSESHIRSQVLAILGHLGAANVKTPEELCTYEMGLKRIKEKTTALFGNRLLEGIPHIMVTFDSAFGCHYATVKSLLQSGMTVARINCAHDDESMWLQMIRNIRKAQEKTGLPCKIYMDLAGPKIRTRTPHDKKMKIKAGGTILLCEEDRSEEKCLGISLPGIINQLKPGERALFDDGVIETVVDQVNDGVAKLIVTRISSKKPVIKPGKGINFPDSTLTISSLTDFDRASLPFIKKYGDMVGYSYLRNAKDVIELQEAIQDQPDLSIILKIETPDAVKNLPEILFQGMKNENFGVMIARGDLAVEVGFERMSEVQEEILWICEAGHVPVIYATQVLENLNKAGLATRSEVIDAAHAAMAECVMINKGTHTIEVIETLRDILLRSGGHHLKKRFTFRPLQIASRFVGG, translated from the coding sequence ATGTTTTCCGACGATCCAACGATCCTCATTAATGAGTTGGAGAAAATTGACCAGGCCATGGATGAGGCGGAATTGAATTTCCAAACCCTCCTTCAGAGGGTACATCCGTCCCAGGCCATCAGTGCAAAAAACCTGCTGCATTACCTGGTCCTGCGTAACCGGGATATTCGCGACCTGCAGGACACCCTCCATGCCCACGGTCTGTCCTCCCTGGCAAGTTCTGAAAGCCATATCCGCAGCCAGGTGCTGGCTATCTTGGGTCACCTGGGAGCAGCAAATGTCAAAACCCCTGAAGAGCTTTGCACGTACGAAATGGGCTTAAAAAGGATCAAAGAAAAAACTACAGCCTTATTTGGCAACAGGCTTCTGGAAGGGATTCCCCATATCATGGTCACATTTGACAGCGCTTTCGGATGCCATTATGCTACCGTAAAGAGCTTACTGCAAAGCGGTATGACCGTAGCACGTATCAATTGCGCTCATGATGATGAGTCCATGTGGCTACAGATGATCCGGAATATCCGCAAAGCACAGGAAAAAACCGGTCTGCCCTGCAAAATCTACATGGACCTGGCCGGTCCCAAGATCCGTACCCGGACACCCCATGACAAGAAAATGAAGATCAAAGCCGGAGGGACGATCCTTCTTTGTGAAGAAGACCGCAGTGAAGAAAAATGCCTCGGTATTTCCTTACCCGGTATCATCAACCAATTAAAACCCGGCGAAAGGGCGTTATTCGATGATGGCGTGATTGAGACTGTTGTGGATCAGGTCAATGATGGGGTTGCCAAACTGATTGTGACCCGTATTTCCAGTAAAAAACCAGTGATCAAACCAGGAAAAGGAATCAACTTTCCGGATTCTACCCTGACCATCTCTTCTCTTACCGATTTCGACCGGGCCAGCCTGCCGTTTATCAAGAAGTACGGAGATATGGTGGGCTACTCGTATTTGCGCAATGCAAAGGATGTCATTGAGCTACAGGAGGCTATACAGGATCAACCCGATCTTTCCATCATTTTAAAGATCGAAACGCCGGACGCCGTGAAGAATCTTCCTGAAATTTTATTCCAGGGCATGAAAAATGAAAATTTCGGTGTCATGATTGCCCGGGGCGACCTGGCCGTAGAGGTGGGATTTGAGCGAATGAGTGAGGTGCAGGAGGAGATCTTATGGATCTGCGAAGCCGGTCATGTACCGGTCATATACGCCACACAGGTACTGGAAAACCTGAATAAAGCCGGATTGGCTACCCGGTCAGAAGTCATTGATGCAGCCCACGCCGCTATGGCGGAATGTGTGATGATCAATAAAGGAACCCACACCATAGAAGTAATCGAAACACTGCGTGATATCCTATTAAGGAGCGGTGGGCATCATCTTAAGAAAAGGTTTACGTTCCGGCCATTACAAATTGCCAGCCGGTTTGTTGGCGGTTAG
- a CDS encoding TfoX/Sxy family protein encodes MASSKNLMQKIVDDLSGQIELSYKSMFGEYGIYYDGKFVAILSDNQFFVKPTEAGRKFIGDPMEAPPYPGAKNYFFIDEPFMKDTKWLGELISHTADELPLPKPKKKK; translated from the coding sequence ATGGCTTCCAGTAAAAATTTAATGCAAAAAATAGTTGACGACCTTTCAGGCCAGATCGAACTTTCGTACAAATCCATGTTTGGAGAATACGGCATTTATTATGATGGCAAATTTGTAGCGATCCTAAGTGACAATCAATTTTTTGTTAAGCCTACCGAAGCCGGGCGGAAATTTATTGGAGATCCGATGGAAGCCCCACCCTACCCGGGTGCCAAGAATTATTTCTTTATTGATGAGCCTTTTATGAAAGATACCAAATGGCTTGGTGAATTGATCTCCCATACGGCAGATGAACTACCACTCCCAAAACCAAAAAAGAAAAAATAA